From the Kwoniella dendrophila CBS 6074 chromosome 8, complete sequence genome, the window AAGTGTTAATACATCAACAGAAATATGGGGATCAGATGCAGATCAATATAATCCAAATAGGTTCTTAGGTAGTAACAataaatcagaaaaagatggtggaaaaataccaaatataccTGGTGTATGGGGTAATTTATTaacttttttaggtggtacAAGAAATTGTATTGGATTTAAAtttgctttagctgaaattaaAGTAATGTTATTTGTTTTATtaaaatcttttgaatttttagAATTACCAAGTAATCctaaaattgaaagaaaatcatcGTGAGTCAAAAACGATTTTATTCCTTcattcatcagcatcatcatcatcatccattgtCAAGTGAATTACAATTACACCAATATACATGAATTTACTAATCAATAATCACTTTTTTTATATAATAATAGAGTCGTCATGAGACCAAGAGTTATCGGTGAAGAGGATGCAGGTTTACAATTACCTTTACTAGTCAAACCTGTATCTACTTGAATCTAGAATGAAAAAATCGATTCAGGATCAAAACCTTCATTTGTGATCATCTTTATACTGTATGTGTTATTGGACAATACACGTATTATTGCTTTTATTCTTCTACATATTACTTCATATCCTGATTTTTACCTCCAGCTATCCATAAAATCGACTAGATTATATTCAttgatatactgtatatatacaccATTCCCCAATAGACATGTATATATTACTATTCTTTCAGCAAGCTTATTTCGAATTCACAGACGGGACACTGTGTGATATAACTGTCGACGGCATCAAGGTTGCAGACATACACAGATAATTCTCATTACTATGCTACTCTGCGCCGTTCTtaaaaagaatgaattaaTCAAAACAGTTGCATGCATCTATTTCTATATCTATCAAACAATTTTAACATCCCTTCTTTCCACTCTTTACTCTTTATCAGCACCTAAATAACCTTCAGCTGGAACATGAACTTGATCAGCAGggatattttcatcttcagcttcttcttcagaaattaatctttcagcttctaaagcGGCCATACAACCTGATCCAGCTGAAGTAATAGCTTGTCTGTATTTTTTATCTTGTACATCACCTGCAGCGAAAACACCTTTAATTGAGGTTTGTGCTGTACCAGGTATAGTTTTTATGTAACCATCTACATCAGTTTCTAAttgtgatttgatcaaacttGTTGCAGGTTCATGTCCAATGGCGTAGAATAAACCATTAAcagctaaatctttttcttcacctgttttAACATTTTTAATTGCTAATGATTGTAATAAATctccatcacctttacattcTGTTGCAACAGTCTataaaaaacaatataaatCAGTAAATGTATCGATCTTGCGACACGAAAAATAATCTCACATTCCATAAGACAGTGACTTTAGGGTGCGATGTTAATCGCTTAGCCATAATCTTAGAAGCTCTTAATTCGTCTCTTCTGACAAGTACGTAAACGTGAGATCCGTATTTGGTAAGGTCTGTCGATAAAAGTTGCTTAGCCAGAGACATACCAGTATAATTTATTTCTTACTCACAagtagcttcttcagcagcagagtcaccaccaccaataacGGCTAAAGGTTTGTTTCTGAAAATAGGTACGGCACCATCACAGACGGCACAAGCTGAGATACCTGATTGCCAGTAGGTTTCTTCTCCTGGGAGGAAAAGTCTTTTGGCTGAAGCACCAGTAgcgatgatgatactgtGATAAAAGTACATTCAATCAGTAAATCAAGCAAATGAGGCATGCAGAAGGCAAATAGTGGGGGACATGAATTGAATCAAATCCGACGTGTCGCCATTTCAAACCTAGATGAAGTGAAATATTGAGCGACAAGAGATGAATGGTACTCACGTATCAGCAGTCatgaaatcagcttcttcctcttcaccttcagtcCAGTATTTGAATGGTCTTTGAGTAAGATCAACTCGAGCAATGGTTTCAGTGATGATTTTAGTTCCGAATCGTTCACTATGATATGGGATCAGCATCAAAACAATAGTATCGATATACAGGACAtatgaactcacctttgagCTCGGAATTTATCCATCATTTCAGTACCAGTTACACCATCTGGGAAACCTGGGAAGTTTTCGACCTAAATAAGAGAAGTTAGTAAGTAATCGTTACCCCATTCCAGAATAAACAATTAAACTTACttcggtggtggtggtgagTTGACCTCCAGGAGCGAAACTGAAGAGAAAATCGATCACTAGTTAGCATACAAAACCACGATAGATACTTATGACGATTACAATTTGAGTTTGCAATCCGATAACACGGAATTCAAGCGATGTGACTAACTTACCCATTAGCAAGCATACCCTATAATGGTAAACCCCCCAAATGAATCATAGTCAGCTTTTTTTTGTGGTAGCTCAAATTGTGAGAAGAAGCAAACATTAGCTCACCTCATATAAGATAGGTTCAAGATTAGCTCTAGCTAAATAGATAGCAGCTGTATGACCAGCAGGACCTGAACCAATGATAACGACTTGAGAGTGttgttttgttgatttttcaccttttgatttaggttcGTTTACGGTTAAATGATCTCCATTGGTTATAGGTGCCATTTTGTCTGTTgtgttgttgttatttgtatcggaagatggtaaaggtaaagtagtTATACCTCTAAAATGTGTTTTtgttggtggaggaggaggtggtggtgttgaagatgatgaatgaaCTGATCTTCTATAATTCAGAGTAGTAATTCTATTTCTAGGTAATCTATTGAAATGTTGTAAAACCGAAcgtgaagctgaagtagtTCGTAGTATTTTGAATGGATCACTCTCTGCTGTTTAGTttgaaatgaaaagaataaacaaAGAATATGCAATATAGATTTTTTTGCGagtagaagaattacaaagaaaatagaagaaaataaaggAGCATAATATATCACGTATGTATCCGATTTTAGGCATTTACCGTTAAACCGGGAATTGAATACCGTACGATACAGCATCCTACTCGCCACCTTACCTAAGCAATTTCTAGAAACTTTCTAATTGACCATTACGATATCTCTCTAATATTGCTTATCTTTCTAATCATTTAatcttctaatctttctaatcACCTGTCTAATTGCCGTCCCATATTCTCGGTATCTTTCGGCCGACGGTGACACCCATGAAAGCTGAAGGCGAAGGCCGTGTCAACAGTAGAATATCGTACCGTAACGAAAGCTGGGTCAGAGTTGAAAAGGTAAGATGTGATAGTGTATTCTGAGATAATCTACGTAACTGATCTATGCAACGAATTCACCACCTCAACGTCAAATACTATCCTTCCTTGTTTGAATTACCATCCAGCCTAACCCAAACAAGAATATGGTAGACTGGTCAAAAACACTTGTATGTTTATCGATAGATGATTGACAAATGCAGGTCTTCAACGACCTTTTTTTAGTGAATACACCAGCAAAGCAATCATTTGCCCGGTAGTAAAGAGCTTATGAGAAACGATACAGTCGAAGCattcatctacggccatagaagtCGCAAAGCATCGCATCCCGTTAGATCTGCGAAATTAAGTTGAGTATCGCTTGGATAGTACCATGttgggggaccacttgggagTACCAagtgctgtagtttttggACCTTTCTCCTTGGACCGGTGAAGTGTAGAAAAGAGAATATCTAATAAATGTATCTTGAAGAATACCAAGAATATACGGTACGGTATATTGTTTTGGTAAATGACATGCATACTTTTACAATCATGAGAATAGGAAAATGACGACCGAGAAACGTAAAAACAAAGGGAAGGTCTTATCCGGGCCCAATCTATATAACATaacaatatcagcttgtttcCTTGCCCAGAACGATGTTACAGCCCAACTCACTTTTGGCATATCGTGATGTTCACTAAAATAATCACGATATGATAATCAGTTCAAGGAGTTTTCATACTTTGGAAGCGAGAGTAATAGTAAACATACCTTAATCGATCAAGCTTAGCATTCAATTCAGATACTCTATCTTTATGTGTCTTTTTCGCTAGTTCCTTGACCCTTTGCTCCCGCTATAAAGTGAATAAAACCGATATTATACATTAATTTATCTCATCATTAATTTGGCTTGATCTTTTCAACATTGTATGTATCGACTAGACTCACCCTCTTCCTCTGAGTTTCCAAAAATCTTCTCTCAGCATCAGTCATTTTACTTTCATGATCATCCTTTTTAGGTAATCTCGAGCTTGATGTTCCTCTTTCTCTGTCGTATTCATCTGAATCGTAATCGTAATCGgaaacttctttttctttctccttttctttttctttcaatgcGATTTCTTTCTCTACTTTGCTTCGATCGCTTGTCGAATgtgacttcttcttcttcttcctgtacAATTACGTATTAGACATGGTTTTGTCAGTGAAGATTATTTCTGACATTTGAGCAAGATGACTCCAAAACATTCAAGTCACACAACTTACTTATCGCTCTGACCCTTGAACTTCAGTGATCCACCTGGGACATGAGAGTAATCACTCATGGTGGGCGATCAGAAACGTAGCTTTCACTCTTTATCCTTGAGTTTGGATGGCTGAGAACTGTTGTTGAGGTACCACCGAGCTAACTAGAAAGACAATA encodes:
- a CDS encoding thioredoxin reductase, which codes for MAPITNGDHLTVNEPKSKGEKSTKQHSQVVIIGSGPAGHTAAIYLARANLEPILYEGMLANGFAPGGQLTTTTEVENFPGFPDGVTGTEMMDKFRAQSERFGTKIITETIARVDLTQRPFKYWTEGEEEEADFMTADTIIIATGASAKRLFLPGEETYWQSGISACAVCDGAVPIFRNKPLAVIGGGDSAAEEATYLTKYGSHVYVLVRRDELRASKIMAKRLTSHPKVTVLWNTVATECKGDGDLLQSLAIKNVKTGEEKDLAVNGLFYAIGHEPATSLIKSQLETDVDGYIKTIPGTAQTSIKGVFAAGDVQDKKYRQAITSAGSGCMAALEAERLISEEEAEDENIPADQVHVPAEGYLGADKE